Proteins from one Aureimonas sp. SA4125 genomic window:
- a CDS encoding aspartate kinase yields MARLVLKFGGTSVADIDRIRNVARHVKREVDAGHQVAVVVSAMSGKTNELVEWCRAASPMHDAREYDAVVASGEQVTAGLLAITLQGMGINARSWMGWQIAIRTDGAHGAARIQEIEGEEIVRRFGEGQVAVIAGFQGIAPDNRIATLGRGGSDTSAVAIAAAIKADRCDIYTDVDGVYTTDPRIEPKARRMAKISFEEMLEMASLGAKVLQVRSVELAMVHKVRLFVRSSFEDPDAPGMGDLLNPPGTLICDEDEIVEQQVVTGIAYAKDEAQISLRRVEDQPGVAAAIFGPLADAGVNVDMIVQNISEDGTRTDMTFTVPASDLQKATAILEKAKPEMRFDVIQSELGLTKVSVIGVGMRSHTGVAATAFKALASRGINIRAITTSEIKISILIDGEFSELAVRSLHSVYGLDKA; encoded by the coding sequence ATGGCGCGTCTCGTTCTCAAGTTCGGCGGCACTTCGGTCGCCGATATCGACCGTATCCGGAACGTCGCGCGCCACGTCAAACGCGAGGTCGACGCCGGCCACCAGGTCGCGGTCGTCGTCTCGGCGATGTCGGGCAAGACGAACGAGCTGGTCGAGTGGTGCCGAGCGGCCTCGCCGATGCATGATGCGCGCGAATATGACGCGGTCGTCGCCAGCGGCGAGCAGGTGACCGCCGGACTTCTGGCCATCACGCTGCAGGGCATGGGCATCAATGCCCGCTCCTGGATGGGCTGGCAGATCGCCATCCGCACCGACGGCGCCCACGGCGCGGCGCGGATCCAGGAAATCGAGGGCGAAGAGATCGTGCGCCGCTTCGGCGAGGGCCAGGTCGCCGTCATCGCCGGCTTCCAGGGGATCGCGCCGGACAACCGCATCGCGACATTGGGCCGCGGTGGCTCGGATACGTCTGCGGTCGCCATCGCCGCGGCGATCAAGGCCGACCGCTGCGACATCTACACCGATGTCGACGGCGTCTACACGACCGATCCGCGGATCGAGCCGAAGGCGCGGCGAATGGCGAAGATTTCCTTCGAGGAAATGCTGGAAATGGCTTCGCTCGGGGCCAAGGTACTGCAGGTCCGGTCGGTGGAACTGGCCATGGTGCATAAGGTTCGGCTGTTCGTCCGCTCCTCCTTCGAGGATCCGGACGCGCCCGGCATGGGAGATCTTCTGAACCCGCCGGGTACACTCATTTGCGACGAGGATGAAATCGTGGAACAGCAGGTCGTGACGGGCATCGCCTATGCCAAGGACGAGGCGCAGATCTCGCTGCGCCGGGTCGAGGATCAGCCGGGCGTCGCCGCGGCGATCTTCGGCCCGCTGGCGGATGCCGGCGTCAATGTCGACATGATCGTCCAGAACATCTCCGAGGACGGCACCCGCACCGACATGACGTTCACCGTGCCGGCGAGCGATCTGCAGAAGGCGACGGCGATTCTCGAAAAGGCCAAGCCCGAGATGCGCTTCGACGTCATCCAGAGCGAGCTCGGACTGACCAAGGTCTCGGTCATCGGCGTTGGCATGCGCAGCCACACGGGCGTCGCGGCCACGGCCTTCAAGGCGCTGGCCAGTCGCGGCATCAACATCCGCGCCATCACCACCTCGGAGATCAAGATCTCCATCCTCATCGACGGCGAGTTTTCCGAACTTGCCGTGCGCAGCTTGCATTCGGTCTACGGTCTCGACAAAGCTTGA
- the ubiG gene encoding bifunctional 2-polyprenyl-6-hydroxyphenol methylase/3-demethylubiquinol 3-O-methyltransferase UbiG, protein MSEARQTTIDAGEVERFSRLAAEWWNPAGKFKPLHKFNPVRLAYIREQLGLNFGLDPAGMRPYEGLRILDIGCGGGLISEPVARLGAHVVGADASETNIEVARIHAAQSGLAIDYRATTAEAIAEGGETFDVVLALEVVEHVSDVPFFLDSCARMVKPGGLLFVATINRTMKAMGLAIIGAEYVLGWLPKGTHQYAKLVRPDEIRAPVEAAGLTMIDETGVVYHPLADAWRRSTDLSVNYMVLARRS, encoded by the coding sequence ATGAGCGAAGCACGGCAGACGACGATCGACGCCGGCGAGGTCGAGCGCTTTTCGCGGCTTGCGGCCGAATGGTGGAACCCGGCGGGTAAGTTCAAGCCGCTGCACAAGTTCAACCCGGTGCGCCTCGCCTACATCCGCGAACAGCTCGGCCTCAATTTCGGCCTCGATCCGGCGGGGATGCGCCCCTATGAGGGCCTCCGCATCCTCGACATCGGTTGCGGCGGGGGACTGATCTCCGAGCCCGTGGCGCGGCTCGGCGCCCACGTCGTCGGCGCCGACGCCTCGGAGACCAACATCGAGGTGGCGAGGATCCATGCCGCGCAGAGCGGTCTGGCCATCGACTACCGTGCGACGACGGCCGAGGCGATCGCCGAGGGCGGCGAGACATTCGACGTGGTGCTGGCGCTCGAAGTCGTCGAACACGTCTCCGACGTGCCGTTCTTCCTCGATTCCTGCGCAAGGATGGTGAAGCCCGGCGGCCTCCTCTTCGTCGCCACCATCAACCGCACAATGAAGGCCATGGGCCTTGCCATCATCGGCGCGGAATACGTGCTCGGCTGGCTGCCGAAGGGGACGCACCAATATGCAAAGCTCGTGCGGCCGGATGAGATTCGCGCCCCGGTGGAGGCCGCAGGGCTGACGATGATCGACGAGACCGGCGTCGTCTATCACCCGCTCGCCGACGCCTGGCGCCGTTCGACGGACCTCAGCGTCAACTACATGGTCCTCGCCCGCCGCAGCTGA
- a CDS encoding DNA starvation/stationary phase protection protein, which produces MGLTAAKIDPSAKQELVEGLTQALAETSVETMKAQNFHWNVTGMSFGPLHELFQKMYEDHFEGQDLLAERIKQFDMHAEGRYSVYLARSAVKEHDGHADAKEMIATLLADQEQISSTLSALCEIADQHGDWATNDLATARIEAHDKFAWMLRAHLK; this is translated from the coding sequence ATGGGACTGACAGCCGCGAAGATCGACCCGAGCGCCAAGCAGGAGCTCGTCGAAGGCCTGACCCAGGCGCTGGCCGAGACCTCCGTCGAGACGATGAAGGCGCAGAACTTCCACTGGAACGTCACCGGCATGTCCTTTGGACCCCTGCACGAGCTGTTCCAGAAGATGTACGAGGACCATTTCGAGGGCCAGGACCTGCTTGCCGAGCGCATCAAGCAGTTCGACATGCATGCCGAAGGCCGCTACTCCGTCTACCTCGCCCGCAGCGCGGTGAAGGAGCACGACGGTCACGCCGACGCCAAGGAGATGATCGCCACCCTCCTCGCCGACCAGGAGCAGATTTCCTCGACGCTGTCCGCGCTCTGCGAGATCGCCGACCAGCACGGAGACTGGGCGACCAACGACCTCGCCACCGCGCGCATCGAGGCGCACGACAAGTTCGCCTGGATGCTGCGCGCGCACCTGAAATAG
- a CDS encoding DUF2585 family protein gives MTQAPQTASGDSLDALATTGPRGRGKPSLALCVLLCAAANATAAVLLLLFGRPLLPQQETLRLWSTGFGAASNSQHLTDPYSFMHAVFGAGLCLFLDRLKPDWPVRSKLAVAVLGSVLWEIVENTPMVIDLFNASNQPGAYSGDTILNALSDTGFVMLGFLAARFVGWRGTLLLALLVEVALSATIGDGFVLGILAVFGLF, from the coding sequence ATGACGCAAGCCCCCCAGACTGCTTCCGGCGATTCCCTCGACGCGCTCGCAACGACGGGGCCGCGCGGTAGAGGCAAGCCGTCGCTCGCGCTCTGCGTCCTGCTGTGCGCGGCGGCCAATGCGACCGCCGCGGTTCTTCTGCTGCTGTTCGGGCGTCCCCTTCTGCCGCAACAGGAGACATTGCGCCTGTGGAGCACGGGCTTTGGCGCGGCATCCAATTCGCAGCACCTGACGGATCCCTATTCCTTCATGCATGCGGTGTTCGGCGCAGGTCTCTGCCTCTTCCTCGACCGCCTGAAGCCGGACTGGCCGGTGCGCTCCAAGCTGGCGGTCGCGGTTCTCGGCAGCGTGCTCTGGGAGATCGTGGAGAACACGCCCATGGTGATCGACCTGTTCAACGCGTCGAACCAACCGGGCGCCTATTCCGGCGACACCATCCTCAATGCTCTCAGCGACACGGGGTTCGTCATGCTGGGGTTTCTTGCCGCCCGGTTCGTCGGCTGGCGTGGGACACTTCTGCTGGCCCTCCTGGTCGAGGTCGCGCTGTCGGCGACCATTGGCGACGGCTTCGTGCTGGGCATCTTGGCGGTGTTCGGCCTTTTCTGA
- a CDS encoding DUF1289 domain-containing protein: MSDTELDRWADAPSPCVDVCKYKRQGRCVGCAMTKEEKQSFPQHGSGAAKKEFIEALMARLAESTRNPAFWVMAYQRKCAMEGVACPIGAEGE, encoded by the coding sequence ATGTCCGACACCGAACTCGACCGCTGGGCCGATGCGCCGAGCCCCTGCGTCGACGTCTGCAAGTACAAGCGCCAGGGCCGCTGCGTCGGCTGCGCCATGACGAAGGAGGAGAAGCAATCCTTTCCGCAGCATGGCAGCGGCGCGGCGAAGAAGGAATTCATCGAGGCGCTGATGGCGCGGCTGGCGGAGTCGACGCGCAATCCGGCCTTCTGGGTCATGGCCTATCAGCGCAAATGCGCGATGGAGGGAGTGGCGTGCCCGATCGGAGCGGAAGGGGAGTAA
- a CDS encoding DUF1289 domain-containing protein: MAKTWAKAPSPCIDVCKFRDAGRCVGCAMTKPEKKAFKRIGRKSKKQAFFLMLEERLVTMGKLGYWTRMYRRKCERKDASCPLDRLEKLDRAA; the protein is encoded by the coding sequence TTGGCCAAGACCTGGGCGAAAGCGCCATCCCCGTGCATCGACGTGTGCAAGTTTCGCGATGCCGGCCGCTGCGTCGGCTGTGCCATGACCAAGCCGGAGAAGAAGGCGTTCAAGCGCATCGGCAGGAAATCGAAGAAGCAGGCCTTCTTCCTGATGCTGGAGGAGCGGTTGGTAACGATGGGCAAGCTCGGCTACTGGACGCGCATGTACCGCCGCAAGTGCGAGCGCAAGGACGCGTCCTGTCCGCTCGACCGGCTGGAAAAGCTCGACCGCGCGGCCTAG
- a CDS encoding DUF1178 family protein, whose protein sequence is MITFSLRCEPEGHSFDGWFRSSEDFETQNAGHLVACPVCGTTTIDKALMRPALSGTKREGGPQEAAKMMAALQHLAREARAKADYVGPAFAEEARRIHYGEVEARQIYGEASPPEVKGLVEEGIAVMPMPPLPEDKN, encoded by the coding sequence GTGATCACCTTCTCCCTGCGGTGCGAGCCCGAGGGGCATTCCTTCGATGGCTGGTTCCGCTCCAGCGAGGACTTCGAGACGCAGAACGCCGGGCACCTCGTCGCTTGCCCCGTGTGCGGGACGACGACGATCGACAAGGCGCTGATGCGGCCGGCCCTCAGCGGCACGAAGCGCGAGGGAGGGCCGCAAGAGGCGGCGAAGATGATGGCGGCGCTGCAGCACCTGGCGCGCGAAGCCCGCGCCAAAGCCGACTATGTCGGCCCCGCCTTCGCCGAGGAAGCGCGCCGCATCCACTATGGCGAGGTCGAGGCGCGGCAGATCTACGGCGAGGCCTCGCCACCCGAGGTCAAGGGGCTCGTCGAGGAGGGTATCGCCGTCATGCCGATGCCACCCCTGCCGGAAGACAAGAACTAG
- a CDS encoding carbon-nitrogen hydrolase family protein, translating into MTVFTAAVLQMRSGIDPDANARDFSALVEEAVAGGAHYVQSPEMTGMVQRDKAGLMARLKDGPEDVIVRTAAELARRYAIHVHVGSVAVAVEGGMVANRAFLFRPDGSLQTTYDKIHMFDVDLDNGESWRESSTYRPGGKAEVADLDIAGEKARLGFAVCYDMRFPQLFRAEALAGAEILTAPAAFTRQTGEAHWHVLLRARAIENGAFVVAAAQGGVHADGRETYGHSIIIDPWGRILAEVDGDAPGVALARIDTADVAAARQKIPNLRNARDFSVAPASSAEAAE; encoded by the coding sequence GATCCCGATGCCAATGCGCGCGATTTTTCGGCCCTCGTCGAGGAGGCGGTGGCCGGCGGCGCGCACTATGTGCAGAGCCCCGAGATGACGGGCATGGTCCAGCGTGACAAGGCCGGGCTGATGGCAAGGCTGAAGGACGGGCCCGAGGACGTCATCGTCCGCACCGCCGCCGAGCTCGCCCGTCGCTACGCCATCCACGTCCATGTCGGCTCGGTCGCCGTCGCCGTCGAGGGCGGCATGGTCGCCAACCGCGCCTTCCTGTTTCGCCCCGATGGCAGTCTCCAGACGACCTACGACAAGATCCACATGTTCGACGTCGATCTCGACAATGGCGAGAGCTGGCGCGAGTCGAGCACCTACCGCCCCGGCGGCAAGGCCGAGGTCGCCGATCTCGACATCGCGGGCGAAAAGGCTCGGCTCGGCTTTGCCGTCTGCTACGACATGCGCTTCCCCCAGCTCTTCCGGGCCGAGGCGCTCGCCGGGGCCGAGATCCTGACGGCCCCGGCCGCCTTCACCCGGCAGACCGGGGAGGCGCACTGGCACGTGCTTCTGCGGGCGAGGGCGATCGAGAACGGCGCCTTCGTCGTCGCCGCCGCTCAGGGCGGCGTCCACGCCGACGGGCGCGAGACCTATGGTCATTCGATCATCATCGACCCCTGGGGCAGGATCCTCGCCGAAGTCGATGGCGATGCGCCGGGCGTGGCCCTTGCGCGGATCGACACGGCCGATGTCGCGGCGGCGCGCCAGAAGATCCCGAACCTGCGCAATGCCCGCGACTTCAGCGTCGCGCCGGCGTCCTCCGCAGAGGCGGCCGAGTGA